The following coding sequences lie in one Tichowtungia aerotolerans genomic window:
- a CDS encoding sulfatase: MQTKYRVTYFIGAVVGVTLALQGVSFAEEKPTKRPNIIHILIDDLGFADVGCYGNDFCETPNIDRFAEQGVRFTDAYSASPICSPSRAAFLTGKTPARLHFEFVTRDEDLSFDWNEEWDKQWADFKLVPPPFTINLPLEEETIAEALKSAGYKTGMTGKWHVAGHHLHYNGWNLTHGPKQQGFDWAVDTFGSHPWGQKKADRMKFKPFEKGVFAEDELTQQAIQFLNQNKDGSDPFFLFVSHYYVHSPLGTQCKWLVDKYTEKAKALGRNYSNERILYAAFVETMDHYVGWLLAAIDEYGLTDNTLVVLTSDNGGMPVWAFNAPLRGSKWNLYEGGVREPTMIRWPGVARPGAVCHVPIIYTDFMPTYCEVAGTTPVNPDKLDGMSIVSILKGDPMPVLKKRPLYWHFPYYHWRGKYENCPEEIGLNDGYVSQTKPQSSIRDGDYKLLYFYEDRRCELYNLTDDPSEQKDVSASMPQKTKQLQQTLFEYFNSVEARLPREHPANAQ; the protein is encoded by the coding sequence ATGCAAACAAAATATCGAGTCACATATTTTATTGGAGCAGTCGTCGGAGTGACGTTAGCTTTGCAGGGGGTTTCCTTTGCTGAAGAAAAACCAACGAAACGTCCCAATATCATTCACATACTTATCGATGATCTGGGGTTTGCAGACGTAGGTTGCTATGGAAATGATTTTTGCGAGACGCCGAACATTGATCGCTTTGCCGAACAGGGTGTGAGATTTACTGATGCGTATTCAGCCTCACCGATCTGTTCTCCGTCGAGAGCTGCTTTTCTGACTGGAAAGACTCCGGCAAGGCTTCATTTTGAATTTGTTACGCGCGATGAAGACCTCAGCTTTGACTGGAATGAAGAATGGGATAAACAATGGGCGGATTTCAAACTGGTGCCGCCTCCTTTCACCATCAACCTGCCTCTGGAAGAAGAGACCATTGCAGAGGCTCTGAAATCTGCCGGTTATAAAACCGGAATGACCGGGAAGTGGCACGTTGCCGGACATCATCTGCATTATAACGGATGGAATCTTACGCATGGCCCCAAACAGCAGGGGTTCGACTGGGCTGTAGATACGTTCGGTTCTCATCCGTGGGGTCAGAAAAAAGCAGATAGAATGAAATTCAAACCCTTTGAAAAAGGCGTGTTTGCAGAAGATGAGCTGACTCAGCAGGCTATACAGTTCCTGAACCAGAACAAAGACGGTTCAGACCCGTTTTTTCTTTTTGTCAGCCACTATTATGTTCACTCCCCGTTGGGAACCCAATGTAAATGGTTGGTCGACAAATATACAGAGAAGGCAAAAGCTCTTGGTCGGAACTACAGCAATGAACGTATTCTATATGCCGCATTTGTTGAAACCATGGATCATTATGTCGGCTGGCTGCTGGCTGCGATTGACGAATACGGGCTTACGGACAATACGCTGGTTGTCCTCACTTCAGATAACGGAGGAATGCCGGTTTGGGCATTTAATGCCCCTTTGCGAGGAAGCAAATGGAATCTTTACGAAGGTGGAGTGAGAGAACCCACGATGATCCGTTGGCCCGGGGTTGCCCGGCCGGGAGCCGTATGTCATGTGCCGATCATTTATACGGACTTCATGCCTACATATTGCGAAGTTGCCGGCACAACCCCTGTGAATCCGGATAAACTCGACGGCATGAGTATAGTCTCTATCCTTAAAGGAGATCCTATGCCTGTTCTTAAAAAACGCCCCTTGTACTGGCATTTTCCGTATTATCACTGGCGGGGCAAATATGAAAACTGTCCCGAAGAAATCGGTCTTAACGACGGATATGTCAGCCAGACAAAGCCTCAGTCATCCATTCGTGACGGAGATTATAAGCTGCTCTATTTCTATGAAGATCGGCGGTGTGAACTCTACAACCTGACGGATGACCCCAGTGAGCAGAAAGATGTAAGCGCATCGATGCCTCAAAAAACAAAACAGCTTCAGCAGACTCTGTTTGAGTATTTTAATAGCGTTGAAGCCCGCCTGCCCAGAGAGCATCCCGCGAATGCTCAATAA
- a CDS encoding SUMF1/EgtB/PvdO family nonheme iron enzyme, protein MIFQREQAVPVWGTADPGAEVSVAFAGQVKIVTVDEDGAWRVDLDPMVASTVSRQLTISSGEEQVQIDDVLVGEVWLCSGQSNMEWLLEDTDTSEDVATADFPLIRLYDTPRLPLREPGADIDSAWEVCSPSTVGDFSGIAYYFGQKIHQDLNVPVGLLLSAYGGSRIEGWIPPSGYAQVPELADLYETSLDMPAFSGDAASDRQIPTALYNGMLHANVPFGIRGALWYQGEANRREGHTYADRLRALIGGWRSLWGHDFPFYMVQIAPYECAGEDASLLPALWQAQDEVAHTVSNTAQIVVSDVANLTDIHPRNKLVPGTRLALLAEAQIYGMDVDYSGPVFQTLEKDGASLVVTFRFSEGLSTRDGESPDWFEIAGNDRVFYSAGAVISNNSVVLTAEQVPNPVAVRFAWHKLAVPNLVNNTGIPAAPFQAGDFFESLPVTVIEHNGTSVALDFVPIGFSGNYLDTTGFGSVAYDYKIGKYELTYGQFNVVQAISGGVLSGGQDRGTMPLIETSWENVAKFCNWLTSGDFYDGVYEFDAEGSFVETDRAAAIAEHGTVYAIASEHEWYKAAYYSGADNRYSTYANGLDAQSVAGDNNHYDDGALWPIGQGMVEQNGTYDMGGNLAEFTETVGGSSETRIVRDAYYGWSTQPSKVARNINKTISYTSSAYGFRLVELTEFSEAAETNIIGSASRTRTVEHGGTSVSFGFVEIGAAGNAADDNGLGAVGYVYEIGQCELTEGQWNTVQTVSGGALGAGTSNGDAAPVAAITWNEIAMYCNWLTTGNFEIGAYAISNGEVTGIMDHEAAMNQFGTVYVIPTVDEWYKAAYCSLSNGTYSGYANGLNTQADGEKGTGENHLKTTEGGQGLWNVGEGMREQNGTCDMGGNLAEFTESGSWGERLVRDAYFGWSAKPGAAENSGNTKAESYSSTAYGVRLAALSSLKTAQGVPVGWMNLYGIFSDYDAAELTDADGDGLLMWEEYYAGTDPDRRESLFRAEMNGLELRWMAGSGNGAPFDVYRSTNLTVGVNGWVRVASNLTRSVSGTNIWVDNNPPETFVFYKPAIVVP, encoded by the coding sequence ATGATTTTTCAGCGGGAGCAGGCGGTTCCGGTTTGGGGAACGGCGGATCCCGGCGCGGAGGTTTCTGTTGCGTTTGCCGGCCAGGTGAAGATCGTTACGGTGGATGAGGATGGAGCGTGGCGGGTGGATCTGGACCCGATGGTTGCATCGACGGTTTCCCGGCAACTGACGATTTCTTCCGGTGAGGAGCAGGTTCAGATAGACGATGTGCTCGTGGGTGAGGTTTGGCTTTGTTCAGGCCAGTCCAATATGGAATGGCTTCTCGAAGATACGGATACCAGTGAGGATGTTGCAACGGCGGATTTCCCGCTTATTCGCCTGTATGATACTCCGCGGCTTCCATTACGCGAACCGGGGGCCGATATCGATAGTGCCTGGGAGGTTTGCAGCCCGTCAACAGTGGGCGACTTTTCAGGAATTGCTTACTATTTTGGACAAAAAATTCATCAGGATCTCAATGTCCCGGTCGGGTTGCTGCTGAGTGCGTACGGAGGCTCCCGCATTGAAGGCTGGATTCCTCCCAGCGGCTATGCGCAGGTCCCCGAGCTGGCGGACCTTTATGAAACCAGCTTGGATATGCCGGCTTTTTCCGGTGATGCAGCTTCTGATCGTCAGATTCCAACGGCGCTGTACAACGGGATGCTCCATGCGAATGTTCCGTTCGGAATCCGCGGAGCTCTTTGGTATCAGGGAGAAGCGAATCGCCGCGAAGGCCATACATATGCCGATCGTCTGCGCGCCCTGATTGGCGGATGGCGTTCCCTTTGGGGGCATGACTTTCCTTTTTATATGGTTCAGATTGCTCCTTATGAGTGTGCGGGTGAAGATGCCTCGTTGCTCCCCGCGCTGTGGCAGGCGCAGGACGAGGTTGCTCATACGGTTTCAAACACCGCTCAGATTGTCGTCAGCGATGTTGCCAACCTGACGGATATACATCCGCGTAACAAGCTGGTCCCCGGAACGCGCCTTGCGTTGCTTGCGGAAGCGCAAATCTACGGAATGGATGTCGACTATTCCGGTCCGGTTTTCCAAACCTTGGAAAAAGACGGCGCAAGCCTGGTGGTTACATTCAGGTTTTCGGAAGGCCTGTCCACCCGCGATGGAGAGTCTCCGGACTGGTTTGAAATTGCCGGTAACGACCGGGTTTTCTATTCCGCAGGTGCTGTAATCAGCAATAACAGCGTGGTTTTGACCGCTGAGCAGGTTCCGAATCCTGTTGCGGTTCGCTTTGCCTGGCATAAATTGGCTGTTCCCAATCTGGTGAATAATACCGGGATTCCGGCCGCACCGTTTCAGGCTGGAGATTTTTTTGAATCCCTGCCGGTGACGGTCATTGAACATAATGGTACGTCCGTTGCGCTTGATTTTGTTCCAATTGGGTTTTCAGGAAACTATCTGGATACCACCGGGTTTGGATCAGTGGCGTATGATTATAAGATTGGAAAATACGAGCTTACATACGGACAGTTCAATGTCGTTCAGGCCATCTCGGGCGGAGTGCTGAGCGGAGGACAGGATCGGGGAACGATGCCCCTGATTGAGACCAGTTGGGAGAATGTTGCCAAGTTCTGCAACTGGCTGACCTCCGGCGATTTTTATGACGGCGTTTATGAGTTTGATGCCGAGGGCAGCTTTGTCGAAACCGATCGGGCCGCCGCCATCGCAGAACACGGTACGGTGTACGCCATTGCGTCAGAGCATGAGTGGTACAAGGCGGCGTATTATTCGGGTGCAGACAACCGCTATTCAACCTATGCCAATGGACTCGATGCACAGTCGGTCGCCGGAGATAACAATCATTACGACGATGGTGCGCTGTGGCCGATCGGGCAGGGCATGGTGGAACAAAACGGCACCTATGATATGGGCGGAAATCTTGCAGAGTTTACCGAAACAGTCGGGGGCAGTTCTGAAACCCGCATTGTTCGGGATGCATATTACGGCTGGTCAACTCAGCCGTCAAAAGTGGCTCGGAATATCAATAAAACAATCTCATATACGAGCAGTGCTTATGGATTCCGTCTGGTGGAGCTTACGGAATTCTCAGAGGCGGCAGAGACCAACATCATCGGCTCTGCATCCAGAACAAGAACTGTCGAGCACGGCGGCACATCGGTTTCTTTCGGTTTTGTAGAAATTGGAGCTGCCGGAAATGCCGCGGATGACAATGGTCTCGGTGCGGTTGGTTATGTCTATGAAATCGGGCAGTGCGAACTGACCGAAGGTCAGTGGAATACAGTTCAGACAGTTAGCGGTGGAGCGCTTGGTGCCGGGACCTCCAATGGAGATGCCGCACCGGTCGCAGCCATTACCTGGAACGAAATAGCAATGTATTGCAACTGGCTGACGACCGGAAATTTTGAAATCGGCGCTTATGCGATCAGCAATGGTGAAGTTACCGGCATCATGGATCACGAAGCGGCCATGAACCAGTTTGGAACGGTGTATGTGATTCCAACCGTAGATGAATGGTATAAAGCGGCCTATTGCTCGTTGTCGAACGGAACCTATTCCGGTTATGCCAACGGCTTGAATACGCAGGCCGACGGCGAAAAAGGGACCGGGGAGAATCATCTGAAGACAACCGAAGGCGGTCAGGGACTTTGGAATGTTGGCGAAGGAATGCGCGAACAGAACGGCACCTGCGACATGGGTGGAAACCTGGCTGAATTTACGGAAAGCGGAAGTTGGGGAGAACGGCTTGTTCGCGATGCCTACTTTGGCTGGTCAGCAAAACCGGGAGCTGCCGAAAATTCAGGCAATACGAAGGCAGAGAGCTACAGCAGTACTGCATATGGAGTCCGTCTGGCGGCTTTGTCTTCTCTCAAAACAGCGCAAGGCGTTCCGGTCGGCTGGATGAATCTGTACGGCATTTTCTCCGATTACGATGCAGCAGAACTGACGGATGCAGATGGTGACGGTTTATTAATGTGGGAGGAATACTATGCCGGCACAGATCCGGATAGAAGAGAGTCGCTATTCCGAGCAGAAATGAACGGACTGGAACTCCGCTGGATGGCCGGATCCGGAAACGGAGCCCCCTTTGATGTCTACCGCTCCACAAATCTGACTGTTGGAGTGAACGGATGGGTTCGGGTGGCTTCAAACCTGACACGCAGTGTGTCGGGAACCAATATCTGGGTTGATAACAACCCGCCCGAAACGTTTGTTTTTTATAAACCGGCCATTGTTGTTCCCTGA